A genomic window from Trueperella bialowiezensis includes:
- a CDS encoding M50 family metallopeptidase: protein MGALPGILLLIIGLLVSVGLHELGHLVPAKKFGVKVSQYFIGFGPTLWSVTRGGTEYGIKAIPLGGYVALAGMLAPAKAGTPTHKNGQLTMAEEARRASAAELEPGEEDQAFWRLPAWQKLVVMCGGPVMNLVLAAVLLAVVFVGIGTPQLTNTVGAITPCVNAEASSTPSDGTCDADNPPSPASRSDLQLGDSIVTWGGIPTTNWHELSAAIASGGSDPVIAEVVRDGRQIDVVIEPVTVTKPVLDAGQPVYDDAGDPLTHDVPYVGISPASQRERQPITAVPGATWDFAVGTGKVVLALPVHLWNTLTDLITGAERDHTGVIGIVGVADIAGNITATDNATYGLTDRAGDLLLLLVGLNMSLFVFNMIPLLPLDGGHILGALIEGTRRQIARMRGTADPGPFDTARLLPLSQVVIIALIAMTVLLVVADIANPIR, encoded by the coding sequence GTGGGTGCGCTCCCTGGCATTCTTTTGCTGATTATTGGCCTGCTGGTCTCGGTGGGTCTGCACGAACTTGGCCACCTTGTGCCAGCTAAAAAGTTCGGGGTGAAGGTCTCCCAATATTTCATTGGTTTTGGGCCGACCTTGTGGTCGGTGACTCGCGGGGGCACCGAATATGGGATTAAGGCGATCCCACTTGGCGGTTACGTGGCCTTGGCCGGAATGTTGGCGCCAGCGAAGGCCGGCACCCCAACGCACAAGAATGGCCAGTTAACGATGGCCGAAGAGGCTCGGCGCGCTTCGGCTGCCGAACTCGAGCCTGGCGAGGAAGACCAAGCGTTTTGGCGCCTGCCTGCCTGGCAAAAACTTGTGGTCATGTGCGGTGGACCGGTGATGAACCTCGTGTTAGCGGCAGTATTGCTGGCGGTAGTGTTCGTCGGTATTGGCACCCCGCAGCTGACGAACACGGTGGGTGCGATCACGCCATGCGTCAACGCTGAGGCGTCGAGCACGCCTTCGGATGGCACGTGCGACGCCGACAACCCGCCTAGCCCGGCGTCGCGCTCTGACCTGCAGCTCGGCGATTCCATCGTCACGTGGGGTGGGATACCGACCACGAATTGGCATGAGCTATCGGCTGCTATCGCCAGTGGCGGCTCCGATCCGGTGATCGCCGAAGTGGTGCGGGACGGTCGTCAGATCGACGTCGTCATCGAACCGGTCACCGTGACCAAGCCAGTGCTTGACGCCGGGCAGCCGGTATACGACGACGCCGGAGATCCGCTCACCCACGACGTTCCGTATGTGGGGATCTCACCGGCGTCGCAGCGCGAACGCCAGCCGATCACGGCGGTTCCTGGGGCAACATGGGATTTCGCGGTGGGCACCGGCAAGGTTGTGCTTGCGCTGCCAGTCCACCTGTGGAACACGCTGACCGACCTGATCACGGGCGCCGAACGCGATCACACCGGGGTGATCGGCATCGTCGGCGTTGCCGACATCGCAGGTAACATCACAGCGACGGACAACGCCACCTATGGGCTTACCGATCGGGCAGGCGATTTGCTACTGCTTTTGGTGGGGCTCAACATGTCGCTGTTTGTGTTCAACATGATTCCGTTACTACCACTCGACGGCGGGCACATCCTCGGAGCGCTCATCGAGGGTACCCGCAGGCAGATCGCCCGCATGCGCGGAACCGCTGATCCAGGCCCGTTCGACACGGCACGGCTCCTACCGCTCAGCCAGGTGGTCATTATTGCCTTGATCGCGATGACGGTGCTGCTCGTCGTCGCTGATATTGCGAACCCGATCAGATAG